Proteins encoded by one window of Cannabis sativa cultivar Pink pepper isolate KNU-18-1 chromosome 4, ASM2916894v1, whole genome shotgun sequence:
- the LOC133036905 gene encoding uncharacterized protein LOC133036905 produces the protein MTECVTVALPTEAHVEGNEKKNTSRGRGNDRKMTKKNQGYCGPQGHKKKDCPQRQQRFQTSHGGPIGIYVESTPFHGQPRTNQSQSSSYGFTPQSGQQSQYQHQFRPQGSGFNMGYSQGFQTLAPSGSQRGYNQGGGFGASTSYPSQGKGKAKAKSFAQAYALGVDDVQGGADQGVVDGMVLISHSWAHELFDTGASHSFISLMFASMLGLSWKNFSPALHLSVPMEGHDEVSTICRLVCIVFEGHKLSGNLLVLPMGQFDVILGMDWLSKYQAIVDCSRKRVTLLTPSGDFIIYRANMSAVRQNPILRAYLGGKRNLECYGNLFAIDDESRNLDQFPWISVVSGFLDVFPEDLPGLPLDREIEFCIDLIPKAQPVSIAPYRMAPAELARLKKQLGELMDKGYIRHSTSPWGATILFAKKADGTLRLCIDYRKLNQMTIKNKYPLPRINELFDQLGCSKFFSKIDLRSGYHQLRIREEDIP, from the exons ATGACTGAGTGTGTGACAGTCGCCTTGCCAACTGAGGCTCATGTAGAGGGGAATGAGAAGAAAAACACAAGCAGAGGAAGAGGCAATGACCGAAAGATGACCAAGAAGAATCAAGGATA TTGTGGTCCACAAGGTCATAAGAAGAAAGATTGCCCACAACGACAACAAAGATTTCAAACATCTCATGGAGGACCCATAGGGATCTATGTAGAGTCTACTCCTTTTCATGGACAGCCCAGGACAAACCAGTCCCAGTCTTCATCCTATGGTTTCACACCCCAATCGGGCCAGCAGTCTCAGTATCAACATCAGTTCAGGCCACAAGGTTCAGGGTTCAACATGGGGTACTCACAAGGTTTCCAAACTCTTGCTCCTAGTGGGAGTCAAAGAGGGTACAATCAAGGTGGAGGGTTTGGTGCAAGTACAAGCTATCCTAGTCAGGGAAAGGGAAAGGCAAAAGCAAAGTCATTCGCTCAAGCCTACGCTCTTGGGGTTGATGATGTACAGGGCGGTGCTGACCAAGGAGTTGTTGATGGTATGGTTCTTATCTCACACTCTTGGGCTCATGAGTTATTTGATACTGGTGCGTCACATTCCTTTATATCTTTGATGTTTGCTAGTATGTTGGGTTTGAGTTGGAAAAATTTTAGTCCTGCATTGCATTTGAGTGTACCTATGGAGGGACACGATGAGGTATCCACCATATGTAGGTTAGTTTGTATTGTGTTCGAGGGACACAAGTTATCTGGAAACTTATTAGTGTTGCCTATGGGGCAATTTGATGTAATTCTCGGCATGGATTGGTTGTCTAAATACCAAGCTATTGTGGATTGTTCACGTAAAAGAGTGACTCTTTTAACCCCTAGTggtgattttattatttatcgAGCCAACATGAGTGCAGTGAGACAAAATCCTATCTTAAGGGCATATTTAGGTGGAAAGAGAAACTTAGAGTGTTATGGGAATCTGTTTGCGATCGATGATGAGTCTAGGAATTTAGACCAGTTTCCTTGGATATCAGTGGTTAGTGGTTTTCTGGATGTGTTTCCAGAGGATTTACCAGGGTTACCACTTGATAGGGAGATCGAGTTTTGCATTGATTTGATTCCCAAAGCTCAACCAGTTTCTATTGCGCCTTATCGCATGGCACCTGCAGAGTTGGCTCGATTGAAAAAACAATTAGGGGAGTTAATGGATAAGGGTTACATCAGACATAGTACTTCTCCATGGGGAGCTACAATCTTGTTCGCCAAGAAAGCTGATGGGACTTTGCGACTTTGTATCGACTATAGAAAGCTGAATCAgatgacaattaaaaacaaatatccTCTACCGAGGATTAATGAATTATTTGATCAACTTGGTTGTTcaaagttcttttcaaagattgatttgaGGTCAGGCTACCATCAATTGAGGATTAGGGAAGAAGATATCCCTTAG